One region of Candidatus Delongbacteria bacterium genomic DNA includes:
- the dinB gene encoding DNA polymerase IV, translated as MRKIIHVDMDAFFAAVEQRNHPELKGKPVIVGGDPDKRGVVSTCSYEARKFGIHSAMASSLARKLCPQAIFIKSNFSDYREVSNQIREIFFEYTDLVEPLSLDEAYLDVTENKFNIKSATIIAEEIRTKVFQKTQLTCSAGVSFNKFLAKVASDINKPNGICVVTPAEASDFINKLPIRKFYGVGKATEKHMKELGIHYGKDLKLFSLEDLVYHFGKSGFYYYKIAHGEDDRPVQTHYERKSLGKERTYAEDILDKELIESKLIEISDKVFDQLTARNLFGNCITIKVKYYNFTQITRSRSFGYLVSEREKLSEVCLSLLQDTEYGRIPIRLLGVSVSGFDLKRELLTEELPKQLYFDFGDDF; from the coding sequence GTGCGAAAGATTATCCATGTTGATATGGATGCTTTTTTTGCAGCTGTTGAACAAAGGAATCATCCTGAATTAAAAGGGAAACCAGTTATTGTGGGTGGAGATCCTGATAAAAGAGGAGTTGTTTCCACCTGCTCATATGAAGCAAGAAAATTTGGTATACATTCAGCCATGGCGTCATCATTGGCAAGAAAACTTTGCCCACAGGCAATCTTCATTAAATCCAATTTCAGTGATTACAGAGAAGTTTCAAATCAGATAAGAGAAATTTTTTTTGAGTATACAGATTTGGTAGAACCTTTAAGCTTAGATGAAGCTTATCTGGACGTAACAGAGAATAAGTTTAATATTAAATCCGCAACTATTATTGCCGAAGAGATAAGAACAAAAGTATTTCAAAAAACTCAGCTAACATGTTCGGCGGGAGTTTCTTTTAATAAATTTTTAGCAAAGGTAGCGTCTGATATAAATAAACCAAATGGAATATGTGTTGTAACTCCTGCAGAAGCCTCTGATTTTATAAATAAATTACCTATCAGAAAATTTTACGGAGTTGGAAAAGCAACTGAAAAACATATGAAAGAGCTTGGTATCCATTATGGAAAAGATTTAAAATTGTTTAGTTTGGAAGATCTTGTTTATCATTTTGGAAAGTCAGGATTTTATTATTATAAAATTGCTCATGGTGAAGATGACAGACCTGTACAAACACATTATGAACGAAAATCTCTGGGAAAAGAACGAACTTATGCAGAAGATATTCTAGATAAGGAGCTTATAGAATCAAAACTTATTGAAATCTCAGATAAAGTTTTTGATCAATTGACGGCAAGAAATCTTTTTGGAAACTGTATAACTATAAAAGTGAAATATTATAATTTTACTCAGATTACCAGATCTAGATCCTTTGGATATTTAGTGAGTGAAAGAGAAAAATTAAGCGAAGTATGTTTATCTCTTTTACAGGATACAGAATATGGTAGGATTCCCATCAGACTTCTTGGTGTTTCCGTCTCTGGATTTGACTTAAAGAGAGAGTTGCTTACTGAAGAATTACCCAAGCAACTCTATTTTGATTTTGGTGATGATTTTTAA